From one Rosa rugosa chromosome 4, drRosRugo1.1, whole genome shotgun sequence genomic stretch:
- the LOC133742507 gene encoding carbamoyl-phosphate synthase large chain, chloroplastic-like, whose translation MGHCCMNHTDTALSSIFAQSNLSYLSTQPNPFRFFLFSKTHRNAAVPSLRLRSWPTSTPPSLRVATSVRSASKEEAAPPKQQRRQVGKRTDLKKILILGAGPIVIGQACEFDYSGTQACKALKEEGYDVVLINSNPATIMTDPDLADRTYITPMTPELVEQVLEKERPDALLPTMGGQTALNLAVALAESGALEKYGVELIGAKLEAIKKAEDRDLFKQAMNNIGIKTPPSGIANTYEECVEIANEIGEFPLIIRPAFTLGGTGGGIAYNKEEFETICKSGLAASLTCQILVEKSLLGWKEYELEVMRDLADNVVIICSIENIDPMGVHTGDSITVAPAQTLTDKEYQRLRDYSIAIIREIGVECGGSNVQFAVNPKDGEVMVIEMNPRVSRSSALASKATGFPIAKMAAKLSVGYSLDQIPNDITKKTPASFEPSIDYVVTKIPRFAFEKFPGSQPILTTQMKSVGESMALGRTFQESFQKAVRSLECGFSGWGCGKIKELDWGWDKLKYSLRVPNPDRIHAVYAAMKKGMKVDEIHELSFIDKWFLTQLKELVDVEQFLLARNLSDLTKDEFYEVKKRGFSDKQIAFATKSSENEVRLKRLLLGVTPAYKRVDTCAAEFEANTPYMYSSYDFECESAPTQKKKVLILGGGPNRIGQGIEFDYCCCHTSFALQKAGYETIMMNSNPETVSTDYDTSDRLYFEPLTVEDVLNIIDLERPDGIIVQFGGQTPLKLALPLQQYLDENKPRCASGIGHVRIWGTTPDSIDAAEDREKFNAILNELKIEQPKGGIAKSEADALAIATAIGYPVVVRPSYVLGGRAMEIVYSDEKLVTYLETAVEVDPERPVLIDRYLSDAIEIDVDALADSHGNVVIGGIMEHIEQAGVHSGDSACSIPTKTIPASCLNTIRSWTIKLAKRLNVCGLMNCQYAITMSGDVYLLEANPRASRTVPFVSKAIGHPLAKYASLVMSGKSLHDLNFTKEVIPAHVSVKEAVLPFEKFQGCDVLLGPEMRSTGEVMGIDFEFPIAFAKAQIAAGQKPPLSGTVFLSLNDLTKPHLERIATAFLGLGFKIVSTSGTAHFLELAKIPVEQVLKLHEGRPNAGDMVANGQIQLMVITSSGDAHDQIDGRQLRRMALAYKIPVITTVAGALATAEAIKSLKSSSIKMIALQDFFDDENKALGNKKLQSASSYI comes from the exons ATGGGCCATTGCTGCATGAATCACACCGACACtgctctctcttccatttttgcTCAATCCAACCTCTCCTATCTCTCCACGCAACCAAACCCCTTccgcttcttcctcttctccaaGACCCACCGAAACGCCGCCGTTCCGTCTCTCAGACTCCGCTCATGGCCCACTTCCACGCCGCCGAGCCTCCGAGTAGCCACCTCGGTTCGGAGCGCCTCCAAAGAAGAAGCAGCGCCGCCCAAGCAGCAGCGGCGGCAGGTGGGGAAAAGGACCGACCTGAAGAAGATTCTGATACTGGGCGCCGGCCCCATTGTGATCGGGCAAGCCTGCGAGTTCGATTACTCGGGGACTCAAGCTTGTAAGGCTCTGAAAGAAGAAGGATACGACGTCGTTTTGATCAATTCCAACCCGGCCACCATCATGACCGACCCCGATTTGGCGGACCGGACTTACATTACGCCGATGACGCCGGAGCTGGTGGAGCAAGTCCTCGAAAAGGAGCGCCCCGACGCTCTCCTCCCCACCATGGGAGGGCAGACGGCGTTGAACCTCGCCGTTGCGTTAGCCGAGAGCGGTGCGCTTGAAAAGTATGGGGTGGAGTTGATCGGGGCTAAGCTGGAGGCCATAAAGAAAGCAGAGGATAGGGATTTGTTCAAGCAGGCCATGAACAACATTGGGATCAAAACGCCGCCGTCTGGAATTGCCAACACTTATGAGGAATGCGTCGAAATCGCGAATGAGATTGGTGAGTTTCCCTTGATCATTAGGCCGGCTTTTACTCTAGGAGGGACGGGAGGTGGAATTGCTTATAATAAGGAGGAGTTTGAGACAATCTGTAAGTCGGGGCTGGCGGCGAGCTTGACTTGTCAGATTTTGGTGGAGAAGTCATTGTTGGGGTGGAAGGAGTATGAGCTTGAGGTCATGAGGGACTTGGCAGACAATGTGGTTATTATTTGCTCCATTGAGAATATTGACCCAATGGGGGTTCATACTGGGGATTCTATCACCGTGGCGCCTGCGCAGACTTTGACTGATAAGGAGTATCAGCGGCTAAGAGACTATTCCATTGCTATAATAAGGGAGATTGGAGTGGAATGTGGTGGCTCTAATGTGCAGTTTGCGGTGAACCCCAAAGATGGGGAGGTTATGGTGATTGAGATGAATCCTAGGGTGTCGCGGTCCTCCGCTCTCGCATCCAAAGCTACTGGATTTCCCATAGCGAAAATGGCTGCCAAGTTGTCAGTTGGGTATTCCTTGGATCAAATTCCCAATGACATTACAAAGAAGACACCGGCTAGTTTTGAACCTTCCATAGACTATGTGGTAACAAAG ATTCCCAGGTTTGCTTTTGAGAAATTTCCTGGTTCACAGCCAATATTGACGACCCAGATGAAATCTGTTGGTGAGTCAATGGCTCTGGGTCGTACATTTCAAGAGTCCTTTCAGAAGGCAGTTCGATCTTTGGAATGTGGTTTCTCTGGATGGGGCTGTGGCAAAATTAAGGAACTGGACTGGGGTTGGGACAAGTTGAAATATAGCCTCCGAGTCCCTAACCCAGATCGAATCCATGCCGTATATGCTGCAATGAAGAAGGGGATGAAGGTAGATGAAATTCATGAGCTGAGTTTCATTGACAAATGGTTCCTCACACAGCTCAAGGAGTTGGTAGATGTAGAGCAATTCCTCCTGGCTAGAAACTTGTCTGATCTAACAAAGGATGAGTTCTACGAAGTGAAGAAAAGAGGCTTCAGTGACAAACAGATAGCTTTTGCCACTAAATCTTCTGAAAATGAAGTGCGGTTGAAGAGACTATTGTTAGGTGTTACTCCAGCATATAAGCGGGTAGATACATGCGCTGCAGAGTTTGAGGCCAATACTCCTTATATGTACTCTTCCTATGACTTTGAGTGTGAATCAGCTCCGACCCAAAAAAAGAAGGTTTTGATTTTAGGCGGAGGACCAAATCGAATTGGTCAGGGTATTGAATTTGACTACTGCTGTTGCCATACATCCTTTGCCCTTCAG AAAGCAGGATATGAAACAATTATGATGAATTCAAATCCTGAAACAGTATCTACTGATTATGACACGAGCGACCGTCTATATTTTGAGCCACTGACTGTTGAAGATGTGCTGAACATAATTGATTTGGAAAGACCTGATGGGATCATTGTGCAGTTCGGAGGACAAACACCTCTGAAGCTGGCACTTCCCCTCCAGCAGTATTTAGACGAAAACAAGCCGAGATGTGCAAGTGGGATTGGACATGTACGCATTTGGGGTACAACACCTGACTCAATAGATGCTGCTGAGGACAGGGAGAAGTTCAATGCAATCCTTAATGAGTTAAAGATTGAACAACCAAAAGGAGGAATTGCAAAGAGCGAAGCAGATGCTCTTGCAATTGCAACAGCCATTGGCTACCCCGTTGTTGTCCGACCTTCCTATGTATTAGGTGGCCGTGCCATGGAGATAGTCTATAGTGATGAAAAACTTGTGACCTACCTTGAAACTGCTGTTGAGGTGGACCCAGAACGCCCTGTATTGATTGACAGGTATCTGTCAGATGCCAttgagattgatgttgatgCACTTGCTGACTCTCATGGGAATGTTGTCATTGGTGGGATAATGGAGCACATTGAGCAGGCTGGGGTCCATTCTGGTGACTCTGCTTGCTCAATTCCGACAAAAACCATCCCAGCTTCTTGCTTGAATACAATCAGGTCATGGACTATAAAATTGGCCAAGAGGCTGAATGTGTGCGGGCTGATGAACTGTCAGTATGCAATTACAATGTCTGGTGATGTTTATTTACTTGAGGCAAATCCTCGTGCTTCCCGTACAGTCCCATTTGTGTCCAAGGCAATTGGACATCCATTGGCTAAATATGCTTCCCTGGTTATGTCTGGGAAGTCTCTTCATGACCTTAATTTCACAAAAGAAGTCATTCCTGCACATGTGTCAGTAAAGGAAGCTGTTCTTCCATTTGAGAAGTTCCAAGGTTGTGATGTACTGCTTGGGCCTGAGATGCGTAGCACTGGTGAGGTGATGGGTATTGATTTTGAGTTTCCCATTGCATTTGCCAAGGCGCAGATTGCTGCTGGACAGAAGCCACCACTTTCTGGCACTGTGTTCTTGAGCTTAAATGACTTAACCAAACCTCATCTTGAAAGGATTGCAACCGCATTTTTAGGCCTTGGATTTAAGATTGTTTCAACTTCAGGGACagctcattttcttgaattAGCGAAAATTCCCGTGGAACAAGTGCTGAAGCTGCATGAGGGGCGACCTAATGCTGGTGACATGGTTGCAAATGGACAAATCCAGTTGATGGTGATCACAAGTTCTGGGGATGCACATGATCAAATTGATGGACGGCAGCTAAGGAGGATGGCTCTTGCTTACAAGATTCCAGTAATTACCACAGTTGCCGGAGCATTGGCCACTGCAGAAGCAATAAAGAGTCTAAAGTCCAGCTCCATTAAAATGATTGCTCTTCAGGACTTTTTTGATGATGAGAACAAAGCTCTCGGTAATAAGAAGTTGCAGTCAGCCTCGTCCTATATATGA
- the LOC133742508 gene encoding 1-acyl-sn-glycerol-3-phosphate acyltransferase 3, which yields MAIPAVVAIVPVGILFILSGLIVNLMQAVLFILLRPISKKLYRKINKVVAELLWLELIWLIDWWAGIKVELYVDSETFKLMGKEHALLICNHRSDIDWLVGWVMAQRSGCLGSALAIMKKEAMFLPVIGWSMWFCEYVFLERSWSKDESTLKSGFRRLEDFPMPFWLALFVEGTRFTQSKLMAAQEYAASRGLPIPRNVLLPRTKGFVSSVSHMRSFVPAIYDCTLAIPNNQPPPTLLRMFRGQSSVIKLQIRRHPMQDLPETGDGIGQWCKDVFVTKDALLEKYYTKATFSELQLQNIGRPIKSLLVVIIWSCLLGYGIFKFIQWSSLLSTWEGIAFSVTFLVLVVILMQILIQSSDSERSTPLKVPPKDSVTEQLIKQ from the exons ATGGCGATCCCAGCTGTAGTGGCTATTGTTCCGGTGGGCATATTGTTCATTCTCTCAGGCCTCATTGTTAATCTCATGCAG GCAGTTCTTTTCATCCTTCTTCGTCCTATATCAAAGAAACTGTACAGAAAGATCAACAAAGTAGTTGCAGAATTGCTGTGGTTGGAACTCATATGGCTCATTGATTGGTGGGCCGGCATCAAG GTTGAGTTGTATGTAGACTCAGAAACTTTTAAATTAATGG GCAAAGAACATGCACTTCTCATTTGTAATCACAGAAGTGACATTGATTGGCTTGTTGGATGGGTCATGGCTCAG CGCTCGGGTTGCCTTGGTAGCGCACTGGCCATCATGAAGAAAGAAGCAATGTTCCTCCCA GTCATAGGTTGGTCAATGTGGTTTTGTGAATATGTTTTCTTGGAAAGAAGTTGGTCTAAAGATGAAAGCACATTGAAG TCAGGTTTTCGACGGCTAGAGGATTTCCCTATGCCATTTTGGTTGGCTCTCTTTGTAGAAGGAACACGGTTTACACAGTCAAAGCTAATGGCAGCTCAAGAGTATGCTGCTTCAAGAGGATTGCCTATTCCTAGGAATGTCTTGCTTCCACGTACGAAG GGGTTTGTTTCATCAGTAAGTCATATGCGCTCATTTGTTCCAGCAATTTATGATTGTACATTGGCTATCCCCAACAATCAGCCACCACCTACACTACTGAGAATGTTTAGAGGTCAATCTTCTGTG ATAAAATTACAAATCAGGAGACATCCAATGCAAGACTTACCAGAAACAGGCGACGGAATTGGACAGTGGTGTAAAGATGTATTTGTTACAAAG GATGCCTTATTGGAGAAGTATTATACTAAAGCCACATTCAGTGAACTGCAACTTCAAAACATTGGCAGACCTATAAAGTCCTTGCTT GTTGTCATAATTTGGTCTTGCCTCCTCGGCTATGGAATTTTCAAGTTCATTCAGTGGTCTTCCCTACTATCCACATGGGAAGGCATTGCATTTTCAGTGACTTTCTTGGTCCTTGTTGTAATTCTTATGCAAATCCTCATCCAGTCATCTGACTCGGAGCGTTCTACACCTCTCAAGGTGCCCCCAAAAGACTCGGTGACGGAGCAACTCATTAAACAATGA